A genomic window from Pseudomonadales bacterium includes:
- a CDS encoding N-acetyltransferase, producing the protein MNIIIRDEREADIPAITDVTAATFLHAEHASHTEQFVVTALRNAGVLTVSKVAESYGKVIGHVAVSPVEISDGSERWFGLGPISVLPEYQKQGVGSKLMHAALDALRQKNAQGCVLLGDPNYYHRFGFAADSRLVLPDVPPEYFQALLMAGDFPVGVVTYHDGFNAVS; encoded by the coding sequence ATGAACATAATTATTAGAGATGAAAGAGAGGCAGATATTCCGGCAATCACGGATGTAACCGCCGCTACTTTTCTTCATGCAGAGCACGCCAGTCATACAGAGCAATTTGTTGTCACCGCGCTTCGCAATGCTGGTGTGCTGACTGTTTCAAAAGTGGCAGAGAGTTATGGAAAAGTTATCGGTCATGTGGCTGTGTCGCCCGTTGAGATTTCTGATGGCAGTGAGCGATGGTTTGGGTTGGGTCCTATCTCTGTTTTGCCGGAGTATCAAAAACAAGGTGTTGGTTCAAAACTTATGCATGCAGCATTGGATGCATTGCGCCAGAAAAATGCACAAGGCTGCGTGCTACTCGGCGATCCTAATTACTATCATCGTTTTGGGTTTGCAGCAGATTCTCGATTGGTATTGCCGGATGTACCGCCGGAGTATTTTCAAGCGTTACTGATGGCAGGTGATTTTCCTGTTGGCGTTGTCACTTATCACGATGGGTTTAATGCTGTTAGCTAA
- a CDS encoding MATE family efflux transporter — MTSSARQILQEWRTLATLGGPILITQIAQMANGVIDTVMAGHYSAQDLAGVAIGNSFWMPVFLFFIGILTALQPTISMHRGAQAMHKIAPVTWQGIYIALCSAGLMVVLLWHTQPALQALNLESHTASITQGYLRGFLWGVPAMLLIVAMRGFTDGLGHTKVIMGVSLLSTLINLPLNYIFIYGKLGIPAMGGIGCGWATALANTIALFVLLIYLYRSKTFSQISFLKNFHKPNFAEIKKLLRLGIPIGSTLFFEVSMFTVIALFLAPLGPIVVAGHQLVLNFVSLMFMVPLSLGMALTLRVSFLVGQGEAQKAHLLARYTLLLALCIAMFYVPLLLFGTHLIAAAYTKDAAVIAVAVQLLKLAAIFQVADVLQVAAISGLRGFHDTRIPMLIILLSFWGIAMPLGYTLTFTDALVPAMGAAGFWLALIAGLVSACVLLLIRLFRFRPINLQHQITQ, encoded by the coding sequence ATGACCTCATCTGCACGACAAATCCTTCAAGAATGGCGCACACTGGCAACGCTCGGCGGCCCCATTCTCATTACACAAATAGCGCAAATGGCGAATGGCGTGATCGATACCGTGATGGCCGGTCATTACAGCGCACAAGATTTAGCCGGTGTTGCCATCGGCAACAGTTTTTGGATGCCTGTTTTCTTGTTTTTTATCGGCATCTTGACCGCATTGCAACCGACTATTTCTATGCATCGCGGCGCACAGGCCATGCACAAAATTGCGCCTGTAACATGGCAAGGTATTTACATCGCACTCTGCTCTGCTGGATTGATGGTCGTCCTGCTCTGGCACACACAACCCGCATTGCAGGCATTAAATCTTGAATCGCACACCGCCAGCATTACGCAAGGTTATCTACGCGGATTTTTGTGGGGCGTACCCGCCATGTTGCTTATTGTTGCGATGCGCGGTTTTACCGATGGCTTAGGTCATACCAAAGTCATCATGGGCGTTTCACTACTGTCCACGCTGATTAACTTGCCGCTGAACTACATTTTTATTTACGGAAAATTGGGCATACCCGCGATGGGTGGCATCGGTTGCGGTTGGGCGACAGCACTTGCCAATACCATCGCTCTGTTTGTTTTATTGATTTATTTGTATCGCAGCAAAACTTTCAGCCAGATTTCATTTCTGAAAAATTTTCACAAACCTAATTTTGCAGAAATCAAAAAACTGCTGCGCTTAGGCATCCCCATTGGATCCACTTTATTTTTCGAAGTCAGCATGTTTACTGTGATTGCACTGTTTCTTGCACCGCTAGGACCTATTGTTGTTGCAGGACATCAACTGGTGCTCAATTTTGTTTCACTGATGTTTATGGTGCCACTGAGTTTAGGCATGGCATTGACACTGCGCGTCAGTTTTTTAGTCGGGCAAGGTGAAGCGCAAAAAGCACATTTATTGGCGCGTTACACGCTACTGCTCGCTTTGTGCATCGCCATGTTTTATGTGCCACTACTGTTATTCGGCACACATCTTATTGCTGCCGCCTACACCAAGGACGCCGCTGTAATTGCTGTCGCTGTGCAACTGCTAAAACTTGCGGCGATTTTTCAGGTAGCAGATGTTTTGCAAGTTGCTGCCATTAGCGGTTTGCGCGGCTTTCACGATACACGCATCCCCATGCTGATTATTTTGTTGTCTTTTTGGGGCATCGCCATGCCACTGGGCTACACGCTCACCTTCACCGATGCATTAGTACCCGCTATGGGCGCAGCGGGGTTTTGGTTGGCGTTGATTGCAGGTTTGGTTTCAGCATGCGTTTTGTTATTGATTCGGTTGTTTAGGTTTCGACCTATAAATTTGCAACACCAAATTACTCAATAA
- the metG gene encoding methionine--tRNA ligase, producing MTSARKILVTSALPYANGSLHLGHLLETIQTDIWVRFQKAREQHCIYVCADDTHGTAIMLKAEQLGVTPEQLIADVRREHEQDFQGFLIGFDQYYSTHSEENRHYSELIYQRVHDLSLIKTRAITQAFDPEKNLFLADRYIKGSCPKCKAEDQYGDNCEACGATYAPMDMINPVSVISGATPIAKESEHYFFDLPACADFLKQWTRAGHLQEEVANKMAEWLDAGLQPWDISRDAPYFGFEIPNAPGKFFYVWLDAPIGYMASFQHFCDKNNIDFQEYWKQDSSTELYHFIGKDIINFHALFWPALLHNSGFRTPTQIFAHGFLTVDGKKMSKSRGTFIRAQSYLKHLQPEYLRYYFAAKLGDGVDDIDLNLSDFVQRVNADLVGKLVNIASRCAGFITKAGGTLSSHLDAPELWQRTVDSSARIAALYEKRQFGHAMREIMALADEANQYINDKAPWVLAKEGHLFAALDVCSMGLNLFRVLMIYLQPVLPATAQKAAAFLHDDLTWSDNIQPLLNHSISAFEPMMQRVDSKQIDAMLAEETPAVAIPTKQEKPSKKNTAIANDDSIAPTIEFNDFAKIDLRVAKIIDAQHVEGADKLLQLTLDIGNEQRNVFAGIKSAYQPEQLVGRLTVMIANLAPRKMKFGMSEGMVIAAGPGGQDIFLLTPDSGAQVGMRIK from the coding sequence ATGACCTCAGCTCGCAAAATTCTCGTCACCAGCGCCCTCCCTTATGCCAACGGCTCACTGCATTTAGGGCATTTGCTGGAAACTATCCAAACCGACATCTGGGTGCGCTTTCAAAAAGCGCGCGAGCAGCACTGCATTTATGTGTGCGCCGATGACACACACGGCACAGCCATCATGCTCAAAGCCGAGCAATTGGGCGTCACACCAGAACAGTTGATTGCTGATGTGCGCCGTGAACACGAGCAAGACTTTCAAGGCTTTTTAATCGGTTTTGATCAGTACTACTCCACGCACTCTGAAGAAAATCGCCACTACAGCGAACTGATTTATCAACGTGTTCACGATTTATCGCTCATCAAAACACGCGCTATTACGCAAGCATTTGACCCCGAAAAAAATCTTTTCTTAGCCGATCGCTATATCAAAGGCAGCTGCCCAAAGTGTAAAGCTGAAGACCAATATGGCGACAACTGTGAAGCCTGTGGCGCAACTTATGCGCCGATGGATATGATCAATCCTGTTTCTGTCATTTCAGGTGCAACACCGATTGCCAAAGAATCCGAACATTACTTTTTTGATTTACCTGCCTGCGCAGATTTTCTAAAACAGTGGACGCGTGCTGGTCATTTACAAGAAGAAGTCGCCAACAAAATGGCAGAGTGGTTGGATGCAGGCTTACAGCCTTGGGATATTTCTCGCGACGCACCTTATTTTGGTTTTGAAATCCCCAATGCGCCTGGGAAATTCTTTTATGTATGGCTGGATGCACCAATTGGCTACATGGCGAGTTTCCAGCATTTCTGCGATAAAAATAACATCGACTTTCAAGAATACTGGAAGCAGGATTCTTCCACCGAGTTGTATCACTTTATCGGCAAAGACATCATCAACTTTCATGCACTATTTTGGCCTGCGCTGTTACACAACTCAGGCTTCCGCACGCCGACACAAATTTTTGCACACGGCTTTTTAACAGTTGATGGCAAAAAAATGTCCAAATCACGCGGCACTTTTATTCGCGCACAAAGTTATTTAAAGCATTTACAGCCTGAATATTTGCGCTACTACTTCGCCGCAAAGTTAGGTGATGGCGTTGACGACATTGATCTCAACCTCAGCGACTTTGTGCAACGCGTGAATGCTGACCTCGTTGGAAAACTGGTCAATATCGCTAGCCGCTGCGCAGGCTTTATCACCAAAGCGGGCGGCACACTGTCTTCACATCTCGATGCACCCGAGCTCTGGCAGCGCACAGTGGATAGCAGCGCACGCATTGCTGCACTGTATGAAAAACGCCAGTTTGGTCACGCCATGCGTGAAATTATGGCACTGGCAGACGAAGCCAACCAATACATCAATGACAAAGCCCCTTGGGTACTCGCGAAAGAAGGCCACCTATTTGCTGCGCTCGACGTTTGCAGCATGGGACTAAACCTGTTCCGCGTACTAATGATTTATTTGCAGCCTGTTTTGCCAGCCACAGCACAAAAAGCAGCGGCCTTTCTCCATGACGATTTAACTTGGAGCGACAACATTCAACCGCTGTTAAATCACAGCATTTCTGCATTTGAACCGATGATGCAGCGCGTGGATAGCAAACAAATTGACGCCATGCTTGCGGAAGAAACACCAGCAGTAGCGATTCCTACGAAACAAGAAAAGCCCAGCAAGAAAAACACTGCCATCGCCAATGATGACAGCATTGCCCCCACTATAGAATTTAATGATTTTGCAAAAATTGATTTGCGTGTTGCCAAAATCATTGACGCTCAGCATGTCGAAGGCGCCGATAAGTTATTACAACTGACTTTGGATATCGGCAACGAACAGCGCAATGTTTTTGCTGGCATTAAATCAGCTTACCAACCAGAACAATTGGTCGGTCGCCTCACCGTGATGATTGCCAATCTTGCGCCGCGCAAAATGAAGTTCGGCATGTCGGAAGGCATGGTGATTGCCGCAGGTCCTGGTGGACAGGATATTTTCTTACTAACGCCAGACAGTGGCGCTCAAGTCGGCATGCGCATCAAGTAA
- the dcd gene encoding dCTP deaminase — protein sequence MAIKADKWIRRMALEHGMIEPFEAGQVREPEPGRRVISYGTSSYGYDVRCSDEFKIFTNVHSATVDPKHFNEKSFVDIKSDICIIPPNSFALARTVEYFRIPRNVLTICLGKSTYARCGIIVNVTPLEPEWEGHVTLEFSNTTNLPAKIYANEGVAQMLFFESDEVCDVSYKDRGGKYQGQRGVTLPKA from the coding sequence ATGGCTATCAAGGCAGATAAGTGGATCAGACGCATGGCTTTGGAACACGGCATGATTGAGCCGTTCGAAGCGGGGCAAGTGCGTGAGCCTGAGCCGGGTCGTCGCGTGATTTCTTACGGTACATCGAGCTATGGCTACGATGTGCGCTGCTCGGATGAATTCAAGATTTTCACCAATGTGCATTCTGCTACAGTGGATCCTAAACACTTTAACGAAAAAAGTTTTGTCGATATTAAGAGCGATATTTGCATCATTCCACCGAACTCTTTTGCATTGGCGCGCACCGTGGAGTATTTCCGCATCCCACGCAATGTGCTGACGATTTGTTTGGGCAAATCCACTTATGCGCGTTGCGGCATTATCGTGAATGTCACACCGTTAGAGCCGGAGTGGGAAGGGCATGTCACGCTGGAGTTTTCTAACACCACCAATCTGCCGGCAAAAATCTACGCCAATGAAGGCGTGGCGCAGATGTTGTTTTTTGAATCTGACGAAGTGTGTGATGTGTCTTACAAAGATCGCGGTGGAAAATATCAAGGTCAGCGCGGTGTGACTTTGCCCAAGGCGTAA
- a CDS encoding 2OG-Fe(II) oxygenase, translating into MIPAFYLDHDQMQALALQHAESFKSAKPFRHCYIDNFLPDDIAHLLADEYPSPTDIPWERGGDRATLQTMHKLGHSNEQQFPPFIRHVMHEFNSSTFIRFMTTLTGQAGLIVDPHYRGCGLHSTGRGGKLMIHADKSRHPNKKVDQIFNMIYFLNRDWQEDWGGHLELWDKNLTQCEVKIAPVFNRAAFFLTGTNTYHGHPHPLECPEDCRRNSLAVYYYLIERPQSENYQGWRNFVDWMPTTEDEKSRPQRESQPQVFRFEGKDLNIPDYKKPK; encoded by the coding sequence ATGATTCCAGCGTTCTATCTCGACCACGACCAGATGCAGGCGTTGGCGTTGCAGCACGCGGAATCATTCAAAAGTGCCAAACCGTTTCGGCACTGTTATATCGACAATTTTTTACCTGACGATATTGCGCATTTATTAGCTGACGAATACCCCAGCCCCACGGATATTCCGTGGGAGCGCGGAGGTGATCGTGCCACACTGCAGACCATGCACAAACTCGGTCACTCCAACGAGCAGCAATTCCCGCCGTTTATTCGTCATGTGATGCACGAATTTAACAGTTCCACTTTTATCCGTTTTATGACCACACTGACAGGTCAAGCGGGTTTGATTGTTGACCCGCATTATCGTGGCTGCGGACTGCACTCCACAGGACGCGGCGGCAAGTTGATGATACACGCGGATAAATCACGCCATCCCAATAAAAAAGTGGATCAAATTTTTAACATGATCTACTTCCTCAATCGCGACTGGCAGGAGGATTGGGGGGGGCATTTAGAACTGTGGGATAAAAACCTCACGCAATGCGAAGTCAAAATTGCCCCTGTTTTTAACCGTGCTGCTTTTTTTCTCACTGGCACCAATACTTATCACGGACATCCACATCCCTTGGAGTGCCCTGAAGACTGCCGTCGCAACTCACTGGCGGTTTACTACTATCTCATCGAAAGACCACAATCTGAAAATTACCAAGGTTGGCGCAATTTTGTCGATTGGATGCCAACTACAGAAGACGAGAAATCTCGCCCACAACGCGAAAGCCAACCGCAAGTTTTTCGCTTTGAAGGCAAAGACTTAAATATCCCTGACTACAAAAAGCCCAAATAA
- the purB gene encoding adenylosuccinate lyase: protein MSQNTLPLSSLTAITPIDGRYGNKVESLRAIFSEYGLIRARVLVEVRWLQQLAQHPLIDELPAFSSTADAQLERILSEFSPAQAETIKQTERTTNHDVKAVEYFIKAQMKGNAELEAASEFVHFACTSEDINNLSHALMLRDGLQQSLLPLADNIISKLTALSHDMAAIPMLARTHGQTASPTTVGKELANVVARLQRQRTQIAAVPLLGKINGAVGNYNAHLSAYPNIDWQANAQTFVESLGLTWNPYTTQIEPHDYMAELFDAISRFNTILIDLDRDIWGYISLGYFKQKVVAGEVGSSTMPHKVNPIDFENSEGNLGLANAMFGHLANKLPVSRWQRDLTDSTVLRNMGVGFAYSAIAYEATLKGLGKLELNQQRLSDDLDNSWEVLAEPIQTVMRRYGVEEPYEKLKALTRGQTMNREVLQQFIDTLEIPAEAKSALKALTPASYIGNAVQQANAI, encoded by the coding sequence ATGAGTCAGAACACGCTCCCACTCTCCTCCCTCACCGCAATCACCCCGATTGATGGGCGCTACGGCAATAAAGTGGAAAGCCTGCGAGCAATTTTTAGTGAATATGGCCTGATTCGCGCTCGTGTATTGGTTGAAGTGCGCTGGCTGCAGCAGCTCGCCCAACATCCTCTGATTGATGAATTGCCTGCGTTCTCCAGTACAGCAGACGCGCAGTTGGAACGCATTCTGAGCGAATTCAGCCCCGCGCAGGCTGAAACCATCAAACAAACCGAGCGCACCACCAATCACGATGTCAAAGCGGTGGAATACTTCATCAAAGCGCAGATGAAAGGCAACGCGGAGCTAGAAGCTGCCAGTGAATTCGTACATTTCGCTTGCACTTCGGAAGACATCAACAACTTGTCACACGCGCTGATGCTGCGTGACGGCTTGCAGCAATCTTTACTGCCCTTGGCCGACAACATCATCAGCAAATTAACAGCGCTCAGTCACGACATGGCTGCCATCCCGATGCTGGCACGCACGCACGGACAAACCGCGTCGCCGACAACCGTAGGCAAAGAACTGGCGAATGTGGTGGCGAGATTGCAACGACAACGCACACAAATTGCCGCCGTGCCATTGCTCGGAAAAATCAACGGCGCAGTGGGCAACTACAACGCGCATTTATCTGCTTATCCCAATATTGATTGGCAAGCCAATGCGCAAACTTTTGTCGAATCATTAGGGCTGACTTGGAATCCTTACACCACACAAATCGAACCGCACGATTACATGGCGGAATTGTTCGATGCCATCAGTCGTTTCAATACGATTTTGATTGATCTCGACCGCGATATTTGGGGTTACATTTCTCTCGGTTATTTCAAACAAAAAGTCGTTGCCGGTGAAGTCGGTTCTTCCACCATGCCGCACAAAGTGAACCCCATTGATTTTGAAAACTCCGAAGGCAATCTCGGTTTGGCTAACGCGATGTTTGGACATCTCGCCAACAAATTGCCGGTCTCGCGTTGGCAGCGCGACCTCACCGATTCCACGGTGTTGCGCAACATGGGCGTCGGTTTTGCTTACAGCGCCATCGCTTACGAAGCCACACTGAAAGGTTTAGGAAAACTTGAACTGAATCAACAACGCTTGAGTGATGATTTAGACAATAGCTGGGAAGTGTTGGCAGAGCCGATTCAAACTGTCATGCGCCGTTATGGTGTAGAAGAACCCTATGAAAAATTAAAGGCGCTCACGCGCGGGCAAACGATGAACCGTGAAGTGTTGCAGCAATTTATTGATACGCTGGAAATTCCTGCTGAGGCAAAATCAGCTTTGAAAGCACTGACGCCTGCCAGCTATATCGGCAACGCAGTGCAGCAGGCAAACGCTATTTAA
- a CDS encoding glycosyltransferase family 39 protein, protein MQDSGTLDTNWEHADWRGDFAGGFYKLKQYNFSSYHTALHTFQSLCRGLGVDDAPALVMYRFFSLLCQLLAVLLVYAIARKLLNNQAAIFSATFLVIAPQAVVDAHYARPESFVILLVAVASWLSLKNCTEKKLSITALESIVWGVAFACKFSFLPMVGLAFVASCLVLKRSVVLLLWPVGILLGVAISAPYILSDVSGFLHGVALLRNQYAGVPIENGGVKSIFPSLYSILEYSLVFFTLPIFIIIFSTLFIGVSRKVKLFSGLVALISVLYWMIFSMQGVFFERNLSHLLPLWAVLFGVGASTLISKMSQGFARLGMSLCVALSLVWMLGLSWQIDQELFSGLARNKQMIAKEEVDLLKQYRADKMIPLNIMMGVNSLHGVDASVIVRVPELKVPEMALLTQALEVEEFKQVAYRELPLSFLPYNQLQINQLPVAYRYYQRTVEHP, encoded by the coding sequence ATGCAGGATAGCGGAACGCTAGACACGAATTGGGAACACGCAGATTGGCGTGGTGATTTTGCTGGTGGGTTTTATAAACTCAAGCAATACAATTTTTCCAGTTATCACACGGCTTTGCATACCTTTCAGTCTCTTTGTCGCGGCTTGGGGGTGGATGATGCTCCTGCGCTAGTGATGTATCGCTTTTTTTCGCTGTTGTGTCAGTTGTTAGCTGTGCTGCTGGTATATGCCATCGCGCGGAAATTACTCAACAATCAAGCCGCGATTTTTTCAGCCACCTTTTTAGTGATCGCACCACAAGCAGTGGTGGATGCGCATTACGCAAGACCGGAATCGTTTGTTATTTTGCTGGTAGCTGTTGCCAGTTGGCTCTCGCTAAAAAATTGCACAGAAAAAAAGCTATCCATTACAGCCTTGGAGTCGATTGTCTGGGGAGTAGCCTTTGCCTGTAAGTTTAGTTTTTTGCCCATGGTTGGCTTGGCTTTTGTCGCTAGCTGCTTGGTGTTGAAACGGTCGGTCGTTTTATTGTTATGGCCAGTAGGAATTCTGTTGGGTGTTGCTATCTCTGCACCATACATTTTGAGCGATGTATCGGGCTTTTTGCATGGTGTGGCGTTGTTGCGCAATCAGTATGCAGGTGTGCCAATAGAAAATGGTGGGGTAAAGTCAATTTTTCCATCTTTATATTCAATACTTGAGTACAGTTTGGTATTTTTTACACTGCCTATTTTTATTATTATTTTCTCAACTTTATTTATAGGTGTGAGTCGTAAGGTTAAGCTATTCTCAGGGTTGGTTGCTCTAATTTCTGTTTTGTATTGGATGATTTTTTCGATGCAAGGCGTATTCTTTGAGCGCAACTTAAGCCATCTTTTGCCCCTGTGGGCAGTTTTGTTTGGTGTGGGAGCTTCAACACTGATATCCAAAATGTCTCAGGGTTTTGCAAGGCTTGGTATGTCTTTATGCGTGGCTTTGAGTTTAGTGTGGATGCTGGGTTTATCGTGGCAAATTGATCAAGAACTATTCAGTGGGCTTGCTCGTAATAAACAGATGATTGCTAAAGAAGAGGTTGACCTCCTTAAACAGTATCGTGCAGATAAGATGATTCCATTGAATATTATGATGGGCGTCAATTCGCTGCACGGTGTTGATGCTTCTGTCATTGTGCGTGTTCCAGAATTGAAGGTTCCAGAAATGGCACTGCTGACGCAAGCATTGGAAGTGGAGGAGTTTAAGCAAGTAGCGTATCGTGAACTTCCATTGTCTTTTCTGCCGTATAACCAATTGCAGATAAATCAGCTTCCTGTCGCCTATCGTTATTACCAACGCACTGTAGAACATCCTTAG
- a CDS encoding SGNH/GDSL hydrolase family protein, which yields MACLEIAGPLIFGKWWSSINIVSNPDHRMTQEQYSDLNSDNIRSAIEPSDVKDEDFNIVVLGDSFVYGMWLGRQDTLPYRLEELAHKAGYTNVRIFNFGWISSSPYLSLRLLKEIGKKYKPDLVIEVVDMTDFWDDTFYRRAEEQKGFFKIAHWIPVTSLILGKWGREVVKADWFTKPLWGTPWQRYFPMERSLSETRPYLDELTRNLDETHRYVTDELHTKFVAFIMPRSVQYSKTETLKDTSTEYTRLGVWSLEPFRYFAEVAPSKPYPIVSLLDDYQSTMEFPLTMESDPHHTSLGNKVSARFIWQHLQRQGLLPADTMSR from the coding sequence GTGGCTTGCTTGGAAATTGCAGGTCCTTTAATTTTTGGCAAATGGTGGTCATCCATTAATATTGTCAGCAATCCTGATCACCGCATGACGCAAGAGCAGTATTCGGATCTTAACTCGGACAATATCCGCTCGGCAATCGAACCTAGTGATGTTAAAGATGAAGATTTTAATATCGTCGTGTTAGGTGATTCGTTTGTTTACGGCATGTGGCTAGGAAGGCAAGATACGCTGCCGTATCGCTTGGAAGAATTGGCGCATAAAGCAGGCTATACCAATGTGCGTATTTTTAATTTTGGCTGGATATCGTCATCACCGTATTTGTCTTTGCGTTTATTAAAAGAAATTGGCAAAAAATATAAGCCAGATTTGGTGATTGAAGTGGTCGATATGACCGATTTTTGGGATGACACTTTTTATCGTCGCGCAGAAGAGCAAAAAGGTTTTTTCAAGATTGCACATTGGATTCCCGTCACTTCATTGATCTTGGGAAAATGGGGTAGGGAGGTTGTAAAGGCGGATTGGTTTACTAAGCCTTTATGGGGAACGCCGTGGCAGCGCTATTTTCCAATGGAGCGTTCGCTGAGTGAAACGCGCCCGTATCTGGATGAGTTGACGCGCAATTTAGATGAAACGCATCGCTATGTGACGGATGAGCTGCATACAAAATTTGTGGCTTTCATCATGCCGCGTTCGGTGCAGTACAGCAAAACAGAAACACTCAAGGACACATCAACTGAATACACGCGTTTGGGAGTTTGGTCGCTAGAGCCTTTCCGTTACTTCGCTGAAGTAGCGCCGAGCAAGCCGTACCCCATCGTTTCTTTGTTGGACGATTACCAGAGTACAATGGAATTTCCTTTAACGATGGAAAGTGACCCACACCATACCTCGCTGGGTAACAAGGTTTCTGCACGATTTATTTGGCAGCACCTTCAACGGCAGGGCTTATTACCTGCTGATACGATGTCCCGCTAA
- a CDS encoding aldehyde dehydrogenase family protein: MAIFERIAEGTDGRRRLALKNPANLESIGELVCASEADVHAAVAKARAAQKAWGAKSIDERVQHLLKLRDVILEEQDRVVEVVIRETGKPLQDALTFEVYAVCDFITYWCKQAKKTLRDEVMRAPGIMGLMKKVHLIYKPLGVVGVITPWNGPFVLTANPGVQAILAGNAVVIKGSEVTPYSAKLFEELCQKAGIPDGVVQVLMGDGQTGSDLTRADVNKISFTGSVNTGKKIAAVCAERLIPVTLELGGKDAMIVLADADIDKAVHGAVWGGCVNTGHFCCGVERIYVQAPIYDEFVRRATEMAKAIRQGQKHGVNEDLGAVFWDRQLAIMEAHVEDAKKRGAKILAGGRRNPDLQGLYYEATVMVDVQEDFDVMAQETFGPILPIVKFETLDEAIEKANKSVFGLHGSVWTKDEKKGLEIAKRVETGSMAVNDIGMMYGVACAPFGGVKESGVGTVNGANGLRGYSQAMPIIVGRYGGMDTGYPHDQKKLDQMKKLMNFMWKNPVGRFLFRN; the protein is encoded by the coding sequence ATGGCTATTTTTGAACGCATTGCTGAAGGTACTGATGGCCGCCGCCGTTTAGCACTGAAAAACCCCGCGAATTTAGAAAGTATTGGCGAGCTGGTGTGTGCTTCTGAAGCTGATGTGCATGCAGCTGTCGCCAAAGCGCGTGCAGCACAAAAAGCGTGGGGCGCAAAATCTATTGATGAGCGCGTGCAACATTTATTAAAACTGCGCGATGTTATTTTGGAAGAGCAAGATCGTGTGGTTGAAGTGGTTATTCGTGAGACGGGTAAGCCGCTGCAAGATGCTCTGACTTTTGAAGTCTATGCCGTTTGTGATTTCATTACTTATTGGTGCAAACAAGCCAAAAAAACTTTGCGTGATGAAGTGATGCGCGCTCCTGGCATCATGGGCTTGATGAAAAAAGTGCATCTGATTTATAAGCCGTTGGGTGTAGTGGGTGTTATCACACCTTGGAATGGGCCGTTTGTATTAACAGCCAACCCTGGTGTGCAGGCAATTCTGGCAGGCAATGCGGTTGTCATTAAAGGCTCGGAAGTTACACCGTATTCCGCAAAACTGTTTGAAGAGTTGTGTCAAAAAGCGGGCATTCCTGATGGCGTTGTGCAAGTGTTGATGGGCGACGGCCAAACCGGTTCCGATTTAACACGCGCTGATGTCAATAAAATTTCTTTCACAGGCTCAGTGAATACCGGTAAAAAAATTGCGGCAGTGTGTGCAGAGCGTTTGATTCCTGTAACACTAGAATTAGGTGGCAAAGATGCCATGATCGTTCTCGCCGATGCAGATATTGATAAAGCCGTTCATGGCGCGGTGTGGGGTGGTTGCGTCAACACTGGGCATTTCTGCTGTGGTGTCGAGCGTATCTATGTACAAGCGCCCATTTACGATGAATTTGTGCGTCGCGCGACAGAAATGGCTAAAGCCATTCGTCAAGGACAAAAACACGGCGTTAATGAAGATTTAGGTGCAGTGTTTTGGGATCGCCAGCTCGCCATCATGGAAGCGCATGTGGAAGACGCTAAAAAACGCGGTGCTAAAATTCTTGCTGGTGGCCGCCGCAATCCTGACCTGCAAGGTTTGTATTACGAAGCCACCGTCATGGTGGATGTGCAGGAAGATTTTGATGTCATGGCACAAGAAACTTTTGGTCCTATTTTGCCTATCGTTAAATTTGAAACGCTGGATGAAGCTATTGAAAAAGCCAATAAATCAGTTTTTGGATTACACGGTAGTGTGTGGACAAAAGACGAGAAAAAAGGCTTAGAAATTGCTAAGCGTGTGGAAACTGGTTCTATGGCAGTTAACGATATCGGCATGATGTACGGTGTGGCTTGTGCGCCATTTGGCGGTGTAAAAGAAAGCGGTGTCGGCACGGTGAACGGCGCTAACGGTTTGCGTGGTTATTCTCAGGCGATGCCTATTATCGTCGGTCGTTATGGCGGCATGGATACCGGCTATCCTCACGATCAGAAAAAATTAGATCAAATGAAAAAATTAATGAACTTTATGTGGAAAAATCCTGTTGGTCGTTTTCTGTTTCGCAACTAA